From a region of the Xanthomonas rydalmerensis genome:
- a CDS encoding AAA family ATPase: protein MLKSLKLASVATYPAAGVAIENMAACNFVYGPNGSGKTTLSRYLANKDPKAFLSCSAMWDAGRQLRVAVYNRDFLDATFAEHGRVKGVFTLGSDDNALKKRIEELASKIAGEKKSEEQYSKTLGGEDGTGGKRGELEAAKEILKKACLKQTRKHEKEFEPAMTGARASGAVFMSRFLDQRRENKAALCDFKDLQARAKSVFTGAPVKATSLKVPDGSRIKALEDDPIFKKSIVGRGDVNIAGLIARLKNSDWVSKGVGFLKESRPHCPFCQQKVPDTLERELDAFFDESFTTDKVYLDRKILDYTEQASAIEMALEALSNEPAAYHDPQEITRLSDIVDARLATARVLITRKTEAPSISVDIAGVAASVTDIGMYLATVNARIAEHNARVDDFANEKNRLIADFWRYLIDVELKEDAATYDKVNNTVGRAIESLEAQIRKSKDAQATMKKELDELEEKSTSTAPTVEKINKTLRSFNFTNFELTAGEESHTYRLVRANGDEAQHSLSEGEKTFITFLYFYHLALAGDSASGVEEDRVVVLDDPISSLDSDVLFIVSALVREMADLAREGKSPVKQVVVLTHNVYFHKEVTFAKGGGQLPKTAHWVCRKKGGVTEFVPYLNVNPVKSTYQLLWHDIRKPDGHSVTLPNTMRRIFESYFKLLGGVDVDKAAKDFEGDERLAAHSLLAWANDGSHAVHDDIYMAPSDADDGFYLDVFRRIFDNLNHSSHYKLMMGDNYKETVEAKTGSG, encoded by the coding sequence ATGCTCAAATCACTAAAGCTGGCATCTGTCGCCACGTACCCGGCTGCCGGCGTCGCCATTGAGAACATGGCAGCCTGCAACTTCGTCTACGGCCCAAACGGCTCGGGGAAGACCACGCTGTCGCGTTACCTGGCGAATAAAGACCCAAAAGCCTTTCTTTCGTGCTCGGCGATGTGGGATGCGGGGCGTCAGCTTCGGGTGGCCGTTTACAACCGGGACTTCTTGGACGCGACATTCGCTGAACACGGCCGGGTCAAAGGCGTTTTTACCCTTGGCAGTGATGACAACGCACTTAAAAAACGAATTGAAGAGCTGGCCAGCAAGATCGCCGGCGAGAAAAAAAGCGAGGAGCAATACAGCAAAACCCTTGGCGGTGAGGACGGCACGGGTGGCAAGCGGGGAGAACTCGAAGCAGCCAAGGAGATATTGAAAAAGGCGTGCCTGAAACAGACACGCAAACACGAAAAGGAGTTCGAGCCTGCTATGACTGGCGCAAGGGCCAGCGGTGCAGTCTTCATGAGCCGCTTTCTTGACCAACGTCGGGAAAACAAGGCTGCCCTGTGCGACTTCAAAGATCTCCAGGCACGGGCAAAATCCGTCTTCACCGGCGCCCCTGTGAAGGCCACCTCACTCAAGGTTCCGGACGGATCCAGAATAAAAGCTCTCGAAGACGACCCTATCTTCAAAAAGTCAATCGTCGGCAGGGGGGACGTGAACATCGCGGGACTCATAGCCCGTTTGAAGAATTCGGATTGGGTATCCAAGGGCGTCGGATTCCTTAAAGAGAGCCGCCCGCATTGTCCGTTTTGCCAACAGAAGGTTCCTGACACATTGGAACGGGAACTTGACGCTTTCTTCGATGAGTCGTTTACCACTGACAAGGTTTACCTTGACCGGAAGATCCTGGATTACACCGAGCAGGCATCCGCCATCGAGATGGCACTTGAAGCGCTTTCAAACGAGCCAGCGGCTTACCATGACCCGCAAGAAATCACCCGGTTGAGTGACATCGTCGATGCGCGCCTAGCAACGGCCAGAGTACTGATAACCAGGAAAACCGAAGCCCCCAGTATCTCTGTGGACATTGCCGGGGTTGCGGCATCAGTGACGGACATCGGGATGTACCTTGCGACGGTCAACGCGAGGATTGCCGAGCACAACGCCCGAGTCGATGACTTTGCCAACGAGAAAAACCGGCTGATAGCAGACTTCTGGCGATACCTGATCGATGTCGAGCTCAAGGAAGATGCGGCCACGTATGACAAGGTCAACAATACCGTCGGTCGGGCCATTGAGTCGTTGGAGGCCCAAATCCGGAAGTCGAAAGACGCCCAGGCGACCATGAAGAAGGAGCTCGACGAGCTAGAGGAAAAATCGACCAGCACCGCGCCCACTGTCGAGAAAATAAACAAGACGTTGAGGTCGTTCAATTTCACCAACTTCGAGCTTACAGCCGGGGAAGAATCCCACACGTACCGCCTCGTTCGCGCAAACGGAGATGAAGCTCAGCACAGCTTGAGTGAGGGAGAGAAGACCTTCATCACCTTTCTTTATTTCTATCATCTCGCTCTGGCAGGTGACTCAGCCTCTGGCGTTGAAGAAGACCGGGTCGTTGTCCTCGATGATCCAATCTCCAGCCTCGACAGTGATGTGTTGTTCATTGTGTCGGCTCTGGTACGGGAGATGGCCGACCTGGCACGCGAGGGGAAAAGTCCTGTCAAACAGGTTGTGGTTCTCACCCACAATGTCTACTTCCACAAGGAAGTGACTTTCGCAAAGGGCGGCGGACAGCTTCCGAAGACCGCCCACTGGGTTTGCCGAAAAAAGGGAGGTGTGACGGAGTTCGTCCCATACCTAAACGTTAACCCGGTTAAAAGCACCTACCAACTGCTCTGGCATGACATCCGCAAACCAGACGGTCATTCGGTGACCCTGCCCAACACCATGCGCCGAATTTTCGAAAGCTACTTCAAGCTTCTTGGCGGCGTCGATGTCGACAAGGCTGCTAAGGACTTCGAGGGCGACGAACGCCTGGCTGCTCACTCACTGCTGGCCTGGGCCAATGATGGCTCACACGCGGTCCATGACGACATCTACATGGCCCCTAGTGATGCGGATGACGGTTTTTACCTCGATGTTTTCCGACGCATCTTCGACAACCTCAACCACTCGAGCCACTATAAGCTGATGATGGGTGATAACTACAAAGAGACTGTCGAAGCAAAAACGGGGTCAGGTTGA
- a CDS encoding DUF6988 family protein gives MSDENILTIATREALVQNPDENSVSEKQLNELATSARKVNEDALSFLSNLPPVRTEHHYIALQLFRAAFDHARGLLFLIQANPVDMGAPALALHRSQIENFLRAVFLGFLATKEQVKDFLDNDLGVRELNHNNKWQNIGTVELARRVELFINGLSGSELDDALKFSRMVENTWTPLCGFVHGGRAVHALYRDGQGEIGSDIPLSALVQCVSNCFAITNFAFMVVISHIHELPGVPVAHPFSVSFEHFVKLQQALRTNES, from the coding sequence ATGTCTGACGAAAATATCCTAACCATCGCCACCCGCGAAGCGCTCGTCCAGAATCCTGACGAAAATTCTGTCTCTGAGAAGCAGTTGAACGAGTTGGCGACTAGCGCGCGCAAGGTCAATGAAGATGCTCTGTCATTTTTAAGCAATCTTCCTCCCGTACGGACAGAGCACCATTACATTGCTCTCCAGCTATTTCGCGCTGCGTTTGACCATGCCCGTGGGCTCCTCTTCTTGATACAGGCAAATCCTGTTGACATGGGGGCACCTGCGTTAGCGCTACATAGATCACAAATCGAAAACTTCCTAAGAGCTGTATTTCTCGGATTTCTTGCAACAAAAGAACAGGTCAAAGACTTCCTCGACAATGATCTTGGAGTTAGAGAATTAAATCACAACAATAAATGGCAGAATATAGGGACCGTCGAGCTAGCAAGGCGCGTCGAATTATTCATCAACGGCCTGTCAGGTAGCGAACTAGATGATGCTCTGAAGTTTTCTAGGATGGTTGAGAACACTTGGACTCCGCTGTGTGGATTCGTGCATGGCGGCCGCGCAGTCCATGCCCTCTACCGTGATGGCCAAGGAGAGATCGGGAGCGATATTCCGCTATCTGCGTTAGTGCAATGCGTAAGCAACTGCTTTGCGATTACAAATTTTGCTTTTATGGTCGTTATTAGTCACATCCATGAGCTCCCGGGAGTTCCTGTAGCCCACCCATTTAGCGTCTCATTTGAACATTTTGTTAAGCTTCAACAGGCGCTCAGGACCAACGAATCGTGA
- a CDS encoding GH92 family glycosyl hydrolase yields MATRRGFLQGAIALALFGSSGIARLAQARAGSYALPADARAKAELTRNVDVFIGTGGHGHTFPGATLPFGMVQLSPDTSNADWDACSGYHADNGSIMGFSHTHLSGTGVGDMLDFLVVPAVGEVKLQPGPLDDPDAGYRSRFDHADEAASPGYYRVRLKDSGVHAELTATARAGLHRYHFPKGKPAHLLLDLCHGMQDKPEIPTRVEEASLRLVDAQTVTGGRRVYQWAKGRYIYFAMRLSRPFASAQLYADDQPLAASARSADGNRLKLALHYPDAADAPLLVKVGISAVSAENALANLDAELPDFDFARVHAAAVAEWEKELGRVRIDSDDEAQRRIFYTALYHSLIAPTLFSDTDGRYRGMDLQVHQAPAGYHNYSTYSLWDTYRALHPLLTLVQPERVPDLVQCLVRGAHESPQGVAIWPLQGVETDCMIGYHSAVVLAEAHAKGFTGIDWKAAYPAWRKRAMDDDVHGLALYRKMGYIPCDKVDESVSRTLEFAYDDWAVAHLAQAVGADADAKHLRDRSRQYRNVFNRESRFVQPRLSDGQWATPFDPRAMGHSAQWRDFTESNAWQATFLNQHDLYGYMDLFGGRDHFVAKLDELFTTSSELPADAPPDIDGMVGQYAHGNEPSHHVAYLYAYAGQPYKTQAMVRRLLREQYHDARNGLSGNEDCGQMSAWFVLSALGLYAVDPVSANYVLGSPLFKRAELDVGNGRTLRIVAHGNSPANVYIQRTRWNGKPYTRSWLRHADLAAGGTLELEMGPKPNTAFGAGKDDLPPSFA; encoded by the coding sequence ATGGCCACACGACGCGGTTTCCTGCAGGGCGCCATCGCCCTGGCCCTGTTCGGCAGCAGCGGCATCGCGCGCCTGGCGCAGGCACGCGCCGGCAGCTATGCGCTGCCGGCCGATGCGCGCGCCAAGGCCGAGCTCACCCGCAACGTCGACGTGTTCATCGGCACCGGCGGCCATGGCCACACCTTCCCCGGCGCCACGCTGCCGTTCGGCATGGTGCAACTGAGTCCGGACACCTCCAACGCCGATTGGGACGCCTGCTCCGGCTACCACGCCGACAACGGCTCGATCATGGGCTTCTCGCACACCCACCTGTCCGGCACCGGCGTCGGCGACATGCTCGATTTCCTGGTGGTGCCGGCCGTCGGCGAAGTGAAACTGCAGCCCGGCCCGCTCGACGATCCCGACGCCGGCTACCGCTCACGCTTCGACCACGCCGACGAAGCCGCCTCGCCCGGCTACTACCGCGTGCGCCTGAAGGACAGCGGCGTGCATGCCGAACTCACCGCTACCGCGCGCGCCGGCCTGCACCGCTACCACTTCCCCAAGGGCAAGCCGGCGCACCTGCTGCTGGACCTGTGCCACGGCATGCAGGACAAGCCCGAGATCCCCACCCGCGTGGAAGAAGCAAGCCTGCGTCTGGTCGACGCGCAGACCGTCACCGGCGGTCGCCGCGTCTACCAATGGGCCAAGGGCCGCTACATCTACTTCGCGATGCGCCTGTCGCGGCCGTTCGCCAGCGCGCAGCTGTATGCCGACGACCAACCGTTGGCCGCGAGCGCGCGCAGCGCCGACGGCAATCGGCTGAAACTGGCCCTGCACTATCCCGATGCCGCCGACGCGCCGCTGCTGGTCAAGGTCGGCATTTCCGCGGTCAGCGCCGAGAACGCCCTGGCCAACCTCGACGCGGAACTGCCCGACTTCGACTTCGCCCGCGTGCATGCCGCCGCCGTCGCCGAATGGGAAAAGGAACTGGGGCGGGTGCGCATCGACAGCGACGACGAGGCGCAGCGCCGCATCTTCTACACCGCGCTGTACCACAGCCTGATCGCGCCGACCCTGTTCAGCGACACCGACGGCCGCTACCGCGGCATGGACCTGCAGGTGCACCAGGCGCCGGCCGGCTACCACAACTACAGCACCTACTCGCTGTGGGACACCTACCGCGCCCTGCATCCCTTGCTGACCCTGGTGCAGCCCGAGCGCGTGCCCGACCTGGTGCAGTGCCTGGTGCGCGGCGCCCACGAATCGCCGCAGGGCGTCGCCATCTGGCCGCTGCAGGGCGTGGAGACCGATTGCATGATCGGCTACCACTCCGCGGTGGTGCTGGCCGAGGCGCATGCCAAGGGCTTCACCGGCATCGACTGGAAGGCGGCATACCCGGCCTGGCGCAAGCGCGCGATGGACGACGACGTGCACGGCCTGGCGCTGTACCGGAAGATGGGCTACATCCCCTGCGACAAGGTCGACGAATCGGTCAGCCGCACCCTGGAATTCGCCTACGACGACTGGGCGGTGGCGCACCTGGCGCAAGCGGTCGGCGCAGACGCCGATGCCAAGCACCTGCGCGACCGCTCGCGCCAGTACCGCAACGTGTTCAACCGCGAAAGCAGGTTCGTGCAGCCGCGCCTGAGCGACGGCCAGTGGGCCACCCCGTTCGATCCGCGCGCGATGGGCCACAGCGCGCAGTGGCGCGACTTCACCGAGTCCAACGCCTGGCAGGCCACCTTCCTCAACCAGCACGACCTGTACGGCTACATGGACCTGTTCGGCGGCCGCGACCACTTCGTCGCCAAGCTCGACGAACTGTTCACCACCAGCTCCGAACTGCCGGCGGACGCACCGCCGGACATCGACGGCATGGTCGGCCAGTACGCGCACGGCAACGAACCCAGCCACCACGTCGCCTACCTCTACGCCTACGCCGGGCAACCCTACAAGACCCAGGCGATGGTGCGGCGGCTGCTGCGCGAGCAGTACCACGACGCGCGCAACGGCCTGTCCGGCAACGAGGACTGCGGGCAGATGAGCGCCTGGTTCGTGCTCAGCGCGCTGGGCCTGTATGCGGTGGACCCGGTCAGCGCCAACTACGTGCTGGGCAGCCCGCTGTTCAAGCGTGCCGAACTGGACGTGGGCAACGGCCGCACCCTGCGCATCGTCGCCCACGGCAACAGTCCGGCCAACGTCTACATCCAGCGCACACGCTGGAACGGCAAGCCGTACACCCGCAGCTGGCTGCGCCATGCCGACCTCGCCGCCGGCGGCACGCTGGAGCTGGAGATGGGCCCCAAGCCCAACACCGCGTTCGGTGCGGGCAAGGACGATCTGCCGCCGTCTTTCGCCTGA
- a CDS encoding glycoside hydrolase family 125 protein: MPTRRDILHFLGASAGAALLSGALPAAAAASASAALPSKRPPPGKRRFVSAAVERQLRTVKAGIADPRLAWLFENCYPNTLDTTVETGTRNGKPDTFVITGDIEAMWLRDSSAQVHPYVPLAKRDPALRRMYHGLIQRQAACIRLDPYANAFLPDGTSQRLKWSVADITEMKPGVGERKWEVDSLCYPIRLAHEYWRASVDAAPFDDDWREAMHVVVRTFREQQRLHGRGPYSFQRPSPLATETLVLDGYGQPTRPNGMIHSMFRPSDDACLYPLFVPANLFAVTSLRQLATMSEALHHDAAFAGECRALADEVETATRQFGQMRDADGQPFWAYEVDGYGNQLFIDDANAPGLLSLAYLGCCDRRDPLFLRTRQLAWSERNPYFSRGRAAEGVGSPHSGLGTIWPMSLMQYALASDDDAQIRQCLQWLKSTDADTGFMHEAFDKDNPSTFTRSWFAWANTLFGELIIDLHQRKPQLLS, translated from the coding sequence ATGCCCACCCGCCGCGACATCCTCCACTTCCTCGGCGCCAGCGCCGGCGCCGCGCTGCTGAGCGGGGCGCTGCCGGCCGCCGCTGCGGCGTCGGCCTCCGCCGCCCTGCCCAGCAAGCGGCCGCCACCGGGCAAGCGCCGCTTCGTCAGCGCCGCGGTCGAGCGCCAGTTGCGCACGGTCAAGGCCGGCATCGCCGATCCGCGCCTGGCCTGGCTGTTCGAGAACTGCTACCCCAACACCCTCGACACCACGGTCGAGACCGGCACCCGCAACGGCAAGCCGGACACCTTCGTCATCACCGGCGACATCGAGGCGATGTGGCTGCGCGATTCCTCCGCGCAGGTGCACCCCTACGTGCCGCTGGCCAAGCGCGACCCCGCGCTGCGCCGCATGTACCACGGGCTGATCCAGCGCCAGGCCGCCTGCATCCGCCTGGATCCCTACGCCAACGCGTTCCTGCCCGACGGCACCAGCCAGCGCCTGAAGTGGTCGGTGGCCGACATCACCGAGATGAAGCCCGGCGTCGGCGAGCGCAAATGGGAAGTGGATTCGCTGTGCTACCCGATCCGCCTGGCGCACGAGTACTGGCGCGCCAGCGTCGACGCCGCGCCGTTCGACGACGACTGGCGCGAAGCGATGCACGTGGTGGTGCGCACCTTCCGCGAGCAGCAGCGCCTGCACGGCCGCGGCCCGTACAGTTTCCAGCGGCCCTCGCCCTTGGCCACCGAAACCCTGGTGCTGGACGGCTACGGGCAACCGACGCGGCCCAACGGCATGATCCATTCGATGTTCCGCCCGTCCGACGACGCCTGCCTGTACCCGCTGTTCGTCCCCGCCAACCTGTTCGCGGTGACCTCGCTGCGGCAACTGGCGACGATGAGCGAAGCGCTGCACCACGACGCCGCCTTCGCCGGCGAGTGCCGTGCGCTTGCCGACGAGGTCGAGACCGCCACGCGTCAGTTCGGGCAGATGCGCGACGCCGACGGCCAGCCGTTCTGGGCCTACGAGGTGGACGGCTACGGCAACCAGTTGTTCATCGACGACGCCAACGCACCCGGCCTGCTGAGCCTGGCCTACCTGGGCTGCTGCGATCGCCGCGATCCGCTGTTCCTGCGCACCCGGCAACTGGCCTGGAGCGAGCGCAACCCGTACTTCTCCCGCGGTCGCGCGGCCGAAGGCGTGGGCAGCCCGCACAGCGGCCTGGGCACGATCTGGCCGATGTCGCTGATGCAGTACGCCCTGGCCAGCGACGACGACGCGCAGATCCGTCAGTGCCTGCAGTGGCTCAAGAGCACCGACGCCGACACCGGCTTCATGCACGAAGCCTTCGACAAGGACAACCCGAGCACCTTCACCCGCTCCTGGTTCGCCTGGGCCAACACCTTGTTCGGCGAGTTGATCATCGACCTGCACCAGCGCAAGCCGCAGTTGCTGTCGTAG
- a CDS encoding beta-galactosidase: protein MPRTTLAALALALAFALPATHVRAADSSTAWPAFATQGDHFIRDGKPYQVISGAIHFQRIPRAYWKDRLQKARAMGLNTVETYVFWNLVEPRPGQFDFTGNNDIAAFVDEAAAQGLNVILRPGPYVCAEWEAGGYPAWLFAEPGMRVRSQDPRFLAASQAYLDALAAQVKPRLNGNGGPIVAVQVENEYGSYGDDHAYMRRNRAMFVRAGFDKALLFTADGPDVLANGTLPDTLAVVNFAPGDAKNAFDTLAKFRPGQPQMVGEYWAGWFDQWGSQHAVTDGAKQASEFEWILRQGHSANLYMFVGGTSFGFMNGANFQKNPSDHYAPQTTSYDYDAVLDEAGRPTPKFTLFRDAIQRVTGIAPPALPKPIRFADLPATPLRESASLWDNLPAAAATTDTPQPMERYGQAYGYILYRTTVTGPRKGSLYLGEVRDYARVYVDRTLAGSAERRLQQVAVDVDIPAGPHTLDVLVENTGRINYGAHLPDGHAGLVDPVLLDGKPITGWQTFPLPMDDPSKLTGWTTAKIDGPAFHRGTVKVGTPTDTFLDMRAFGKGFAWANGHNLGRHWKIGPQRTLYFPAPWQRKGENSVIVFDLEGTPAASVRGVKGQVWSTPGN, encoded by the coding sequence ATGCCACGCACGACCCTCGCCGCTCTCGCCCTCGCCCTGGCGTTCGCCCTGCCCGCCACCCACGTGCGCGCTGCCGACAGCAGCACCGCCTGGCCCGCCTTCGCCACCCAGGGCGATCACTTCATCCGCGACGGCAAGCCGTACCAGGTCATTTCCGGCGCCATCCACTTCCAGCGCATCCCGCGCGCCTACTGGAAGGACCGCCTGCAGAAAGCGCGCGCAATGGGCCTGAACACGGTGGAGACCTACGTGTTCTGGAACCTGGTGGAACCGCGGCCGGGACAGTTCGACTTCACTGGCAACAACGACATCGCAGCCTTCGTCGACGAAGCCGCCGCACAAGGTCTCAACGTGATCCTGCGCCCCGGCCCGTACGTGTGCGCCGAGTGGGAAGCCGGCGGCTACCCGGCATGGCTGTTCGCCGAGCCGGGCATGCGCGTGCGCAGCCAGGACCCGCGCTTCCTCGCCGCCAGCCAGGCCTACCTCGACGCCCTCGCCGCCCAGGTCAAACCGCGGCTCAACGGCAACGGCGGCCCGATCGTCGCGGTGCAGGTGGAGAACGAATACGGCTCCTACGGCGACGACCACGCCTACATGCGCCGCAACCGCGCCATGTTCGTCCGGGCCGGCTTCGACAAGGCGCTGCTGTTCACCGCCGACGGCCCCGACGTGCTCGCCAACGGCACCCTGCCCGATACCCTGGCCGTGGTGAACTTCGCCCCCGGCGACGCCAAGAACGCCTTCGACACCCTGGCCAAGTTCCGCCCCGGGCAACCGCAGATGGTCGGCGAATACTGGGCCGGCTGGTTCGACCAGTGGGGCAGCCAGCACGCCGTCACCGATGGCGCCAAGCAGGCCAGCGAATTCGAATGGATCCTGCGCCAGGGCCACTCCGCGAACCTCTACATGTTCGTCGGTGGCACCAGTTTCGGCTTCATGAATGGCGCCAACTTCCAGAAGAACCCCAGCGACCACTACGCCCCGCAGACCACCAGCTACGATTACGACGCCGTGCTCGACGAAGCCGGCCGCCCCACCCCCAAGTTCACCCTGTTCCGCGACGCCATCCAGCGCGTCACCGGCATCGCCCCGCCAGCGCTGCCCAAGCCGATCCGCTTCGCCGACCTCCCGGCCACGCCGCTGCGCGAATCCGCCTCGCTCTGGGACAACCTGCCCGCCGCGGCCGCCACCACCGACACCCCGCAGCCGATGGAGCGCTACGGCCAGGCCTACGGCTACATCCTGTACCGCACCACCGTCACCGGCCCGCGCAAGGGCAGCCTGTACCTGGGCGAGGTGCGCGACTACGCCCGCGTCTACGTCGATCGCACACTGGCAGGCAGCGCCGAGCGCCGCCTGCAGCAAGTGGCGGTAGACGTGGACATCCCCGCCGGCCCCCACACTCTCGACGTGCTGGTGGAGAACACCGGCCGCATCAACTACGGCGCCCACCTCCCCGACGGCCACGCCGGCCTGGTCGACCCCGTGCTGCTCGACGGCAAGCCCATCACCGGCTGGCAGACCTTCCCCCTACCGATGGACGACCCGAGCAAACTCACCGGCTGGACCACCGCCAAGATCGACGGCCCCGCCTTCCACCGCGGCACCGTCAAGGTCGGCACGCCCACCGATACGTTCCTGGATATGCGTGCCTTCGGCAAAGGGTTCGCTTGGGCCAATGGCCATAACCTGGGAAGGCACTGGAAGATTGGGCCGCAGCGGACGTTGTATTTTCCGGCACCTTGGCAGCGGAAGGGCGAGAACAGTGTGATCGTGTTTGATTTGGAGGGCACGCCTGCGGCGAGTGTGCGGGGAGTTAAGGGGCAGGTTTGGAGTACGCCCGGTAACTGA
- a CDS encoding 6-phospho-beta-glucosidase, with translation MSSSFPNRKLALIGGGGVRAPLVVYGVNDAAEALGAREIVLYDPDQERLALMVALGRAVVAEFGGELQVTAASSAEAAIDGAHFVLNSIRIGGIRQRATDEHTIIRHGYAGQETTGPGGVAKALRTVPVAIEQARMVERLSPDAWLVSFTNPAGLITQAISRHTRARVVGICDTPVELFHNIARALGEPPADVDCEYVGLNHLGWIRAVRVRGEDVLDRILADDAILRQLYLAPLFDFDMLRTLRLIPTEYLYFYYERSRALENQRASGASRGSEIERLNHTLIADLRSRLNAGDGSGAVQTYAAYLQQRSGSYMRLEAEAGSAFADDLAPQPDPFRASTGYHRIAVDVISALTGALPGRHVVNVRNQGCMPELADDDIVEISSTIERDRITPLPARPLPEAIQGLVRTVKSYEHAAIEAALSGSHLDACKAMLIHPAIGEWSPSRRLLEALFGHAGNGDDDGECMCSGPMHWHGAHHAH, from the coding sequence ATGAGCAGTTCCTTTCCCAACCGTAAACTCGCCCTGATCGGCGGCGGCGGCGTGCGTGCGCCGCTGGTGGTGTACGGCGTCAACGATGCCGCCGAAGCGCTCGGTGCGCGCGAGATCGTGCTCTACGATCCGGACCAGGAGCGGCTGGCGCTGATGGTCGCGCTGGGCCGCGCGGTGGTCGCCGAGTTCGGCGGCGAGCTGCAGGTCACCGCCGCCAGTTCCGCGGAAGCGGCGATCGACGGCGCGCACTTCGTGCTCAACAGCATCCGCATCGGCGGCATCCGCCAGCGCGCCACCGACGAACACACCATCATCCGCCATGGCTACGCCGGGCAGGAGACCACCGGCCCCGGCGGCGTCGCCAAGGCGCTGCGCACGGTGCCGGTGGCGATCGAGCAGGCGCGGATGGTGGAGCGGCTCAGCCCCGACGCGTGGCTGGTCAGCTTCACCAACCCGGCCGGGCTGATCACCCAGGCCATCAGCCGCCACACCCGCGCGCGCGTGGTCGGCATCTGCGACACGCCGGTGGAGCTGTTCCACAACATCGCCCGCGCACTCGGCGAGCCGCCCGCGGACGTGGACTGCGAGTACGTCGGCCTCAACCACCTGGGCTGGATCCGCGCGGTGCGCGTGCGCGGCGAGGACGTGCTCGACCGCATCCTGGCCGACGATGCGATCCTGCGCCAGTTGTATCTGGCGCCGCTGTTCGACTTCGACATGCTGCGCACGCTGCGGCTGATTCCCACCGAGTACCTGTACTTCTACTACGAGCGTAGTCGCGCCCTGGAGAACCAGCGCGCCAGCGGCGCCAGCCGCGGCAGCGAGATCGAACGGCTCAACCACACTCTCATCGCCGATCTGCGCAGCCGCCTCAACGCCGGCGACGGCAGCGGCGCGGTGCAGACCTACGCCGCCTACCTGCAGCAGCGCTCCGGCTCGTACATGCGGCTGGAAGCCGAGGCCGGCTCGGCCTTCGCCGACGATCTCGCACCGCAGCCGGACCCGTTCCGCGCCAGCACCGGCTATCACCGCATCGCCGTGGACGTGATAAGCGCGCTGACCGGCGCGCTCCCCGGGCGGCACGTGGTCAACGTGCGCAACCAGGGCTGCATGCCGGAACTGGCCGACGACGACATCGTCGAGATCTCCTCCACCATCGAGCGCGACCGCATCACCCCGCTGCCGGCACGGCCGCTGCCCGAGGCGATCCAGGGCCTGGTGCGCACGGTCAAGTCCTACGAGCACGCCGCCATCGAGGCCGCGCTCAGCGGCAGCCACCTGGACGCCTGCAAGGCCATGCTGATCCACCCGGCCATCGGCGAATGGAGCCCGTCGCGGCGGCTGCTGGAGGCCCTGTTCGGCCATGCCGGCAACGGCGACGACGACGGCGAGTGCATGTGCTCGGGACCGATGCACTGGCACGGCGCGCATCACGCCCACTGA
- a CDS encoding carbohydrate kinase family protein — protein MKTHDVAVVGEVYLDHIFSGFASWPGPGEEAMARHYHRDLGGGTVNTACGLARLGRRVTLIGAIGAGDRAWFAQRLGEFGVGTEGLVDHPAGTGVTASVSLHDDRSFFTYLGANAALEPLLGSAAALEAMCAARHVHFALPLPATLARTLLPALRAAGCSTSLDVGFNPAWLADPDNHATCRAVDHFLPNQKEAALAGCTGDDAASYATWAQALGLAQVTIKLGGAGACVVDPAGARLVAAPVVAVQDTTGAGDAFDAGFIDALLDHASLDACAQRGCLCGAACCTALGALDGLPNPPRLRSLHEQFLSQP, from the coding sequence ATGAAAACCCATGACGTCGCGGTGGTCGGCGAGGTCTATCTCGACCACATCTTCAGCGGCTTCGCCAGCTGGCCCGGGCCGGGCGAGGAAGCGATGGCGCGGCACTACCACCGCGATCTCGGCGGCGGCACCGTCAACACCGCCTGCGGGCTGGCGCGGCTCGGGCGGCGGGTGACGCTGATCGGCGCGATCGGCGCCGGCGACCGCGCCTGGTTCGCACAGCGCCTGGGCGAATTCGGCGTCGGCACCGAGGGCCTGGTCGACCACCCCGCCGGCACCGGCGTCACCGCCAGCGTGTCGCTGCACGACGACCGTTCGTTCTTCACCTATCTCGGCGCCAATGCCGCGCTGGAACCGCTGCTGGGCAGCGCGGCCGCGCTGGAGGCGATGTGCGCCGCGCGCCACGTGCACTTCGCGCTGCCGCTGCCGGCGACGCTGGCGCGCACGCTGCTGCCGGCGTTGCGCGCGGCCGGCTGCAGCACCTCGCTGGACGTGGGCTTCAACCCTGCATGGCTGGCCGACCCGGACAACCACGCCACCTGCCGCGCGGTCGACCACTTCCTGCCCAACCAGAAAGAGGCGGCGCTGGCCGGCTGCACTGGCGACGATGCCGCGTCCTACGCCACCTGGGCGCAGGCGCTGGGCCTGGCGCAGGTGACGATCAAGCTCGGTGGCGCCGGCGCCTGCGTGGTGGATCCGGCCGGCGCGCGATTGGTCGCCGCGCCCGTCGTCGCCGTGCAGGACACCACCGGCGCCGGCGACGCCTTCGATGCCGGCTTCATCGACGCGCTGCTGGACCACGCTTCCCTCGATGCCTGCGCGCAGCGCGGCTGCCTGTGCGGCGCCGCCTGTTGCACCGCGCTCGGCGCGCTCGACGGCCTCCCCAATCCCCCACGTCTCAGGAGTCTCCATGAGCAGTTCCTTTCCCAACCGTAA